In Phormidium yuhuli AB48, one genomic interval encodes:
- a CDS encoding protochlorophyllide reductase, with protein sequence MAQDRNRTAVITGASSGVGLYTAKALTSRDDWHVVMACRNLEKAEAAAKEVGLPEGSYTIMHIDLGSLASVRQFVTNFRSLNRPLDALVCNGAIYMPLIKEPLRSPEGYELTMTTNHLGHFLLCNVMIEDMKRSTYEDRRMVILGTVTHNPDELGGKIPPRPDLGNFEGFEKGFKDPVTMADGKAFEPVKAYKDSKVCNVLTMRELHRRYHEETGITFTSLYPGCVADTPLFRNHYPLFQKIFPIFQKYITKGYVSQELSGERVAAVVADPEYRQSGAYWSWGNRQKKDRKSFVQKVSPQARDDERGERMWDLSMKLVGLA encoded by the coding sequence ATGGCACAGGATCGCAACCGAACGGCTGTAATCACGGGCGCATCTTCCGGCGTCGGACTCTATACCGCCAAAGCTCTCACGTCTCGGGATGATTGGCATGTGGTCATGGCCTGTCGCAATCTCGAAAAAGCCGAAGCCGCCGCCAAAGAGGTGGGACTTCCAGAGGGAAGTTATACCATCATGCACATTGACCTCGGCTCTCTGGCCAGTGTGCGTCAGTTTGTGACCAATTTCCGCAGTCTCAACCGTCCTCTGGATGCGTTGGTCTGCAATGGGGCGATTTATATGCCTTTAATCAAAGAACCCCTGCGATCGCCCGAAGGCTATGAACTGACCATGACCACCAATCACCTCGGTCATTTCCTCCTCTGCAATGTGATGATTGAGGACATGAAGCGATCGACCTATGAAGACCGGCGCATGGTCATCCTAGGAACCGTCACCCATAACCCAGACGAACTCGGCGGGAAGATTCCCCCCCGTCCCGACTTGGGTAACTTTGAGGGCTTTGAAAAAGGTTTCAAAGATCCCGTCACCATGGCTGATGGCAAAGCCTTTGAACCGGTGAAAGCCTATAAAGACAGCAAAGTCTGTAACGTGCTAACCATGCGGGAACTGCACCGGCGCTATCACGAAGAAACGGGGATTACCTTTACCTCCCTCTATCCCGGTTGTGTCGCCGACACTCCCCTCTTCCGTAATCACTATCCCCTCTTTCAAAAAATCTTCCCCATCTTCCAAAAATACATCACCAAAGGCTATGTTTCCCAGGAACTCTCCGGGGAACGAGTCGCAGCGGTGGTGGCTGACCCCGAATATCGCCAATCTGGGGCCTATTGGAGTTGGGGGAACCGCCAGAAAAAAGACCGCAAATCCTTTGTTCAGAAAGTTTCTCCCCAAGCACGAGATGATGAACGAGGTGAGCGGATGTGGGATTTAAGCATGAAACTGGTGGGACTCGCCTAG
- a CDS encoding formylglycine-generating enzyme family protein has protein sequence MSATAASAELERASRAIDYFVGEFQPSYRLLAQHMALPLVLTPELVNFIRNRFLRAEGVPWVAEVDLLLSDLCRPAGFELYMMSSAVRSRLLGQLEQDERFGRQRLEAIARSLMTYNHYLSRTNGLSAPLLQAQQWAAMVYLQPQREAAVGEIAAEFARHGAAAPEIGPFPPIQPAELARLAQIVQELAPELQEYRDLLEYARLITQVGAQPQAIPVEDWQKTYQVLDTELHLPAELLPGGVGIEASWLQGLQPFEFETGTVEFVETLEEPAENDGVVLESFEFETAQISRGAAGGWDIERRRGSAQQFVEKLGDGTGLAMVFVPGGKFMMGSPDDEPGNNDDEKPQHEVEVSPFYLGKYPVTQAQWRAVAALPQVERALKPEPSHFKGANRPVERVSWHDAVEFCRRLSRHSGRDYRLPSEAEWEYACRAGTTTPFYFGDALSSELANYNGNATYGEGPEGEYREETKDVGSFPANGFGFYDMHGNVWEWCADDWHDNYDGAPNDGSAWVDENPTKIKRVLRGGAWYVNPKNCRSAIRVDFSPVSAIDVIGFRVVCAASIA, from the coding sequence ATGTCTGCAACCGCTGCATCTGCTGAATTAGAACGGGCTAGTCGCGCCATTGATTACTTCGTCGGGGAGTTTCAGCCCTCCTATCGCCTGTTGGCTCAGCACATGGCACTCCCGTTAGTGCTGACCCCAGAACTGGTCAACTTCATTCGCAACCGCTTCCTGCGTGCCGAGGGGGTGCCTTGGGTCGCGGAAGTGGATTTGTTGCTCTCGGACCTCTGCCGTCCGGCGGGCTTTGAGTTATATATGATGTCTAGTGCTGTGCGATCGCGCTTGCTGGGGCAACTGGAACAGGATGAGCGGTTCGGACGGCAGCGGCTTGAGGCCATTGCCCGCAGTCTGATGACCTACAATCACTATCTCAGTCGTACTAACGGTTTATCTGCACCCTTGCTTCAGGCGCAACAGTGGGCGGCGATGGTTTATCTCCAACCCCAACGGGAGGCGGCAGTGGGCGAGATTGCCGCCGAGTTTGCTCGCCACGGAGCCGCTGCGCCGGAGATTGGCCCGTTCCCCCCCATTCAGCCCGCTGAACTGGCAAGATTAGCCCAAATTGTGCAGGAACTAGCTCCGGAATTGCAAGAGTATCGGGATTTGCTGGAGTACGCCCGGCTGATAACCCAGGTGGGAGCGCAACCCCAGGCGATTCCTGTGGAGGACTGGCAGAAGACGTACCAGGTTCTCGATACAGAGTTACACTTGCCCGCTGAACTCCTGCCGGGTGGAGTTGGGATAGAAGCATCTTGGCTTCAGGGGTTGCAGCCTTTTGAGTTTGAGACGGGGACTGTGGAGTTTGTCGAGACGTTAGAGGAGCCAGCAGAGAACGATGGGGTGGTTCTTGAGTCGTTTGAGTTCGAGACGGCACAGATTAGCCGGGGGGCGGCTGGCGGCTGGGACATCGAGCGCCGTCGCGGCTCGGCACAGCAGTTTGTTGAAAAGTTGGGCGACGGCACGGGTTTAGCAATGGTATTTGTACCAGGGGGTAAGTTCATGATGGGGTCTCCTGATGACGAACCGGGGAATAACGACGACGAAAAGCCCCAGCATGAGGTGGAGGTGTCGCCGTTTTATTTGGGGAAATATCCCGTGACCCAGGCTCAGTGGCGAGCGGTGGCGGCGCTGCCCCAGGTGGAACGTGCCTTAAAACCAGAGCCTTCCCATTTCAAAGGGGCGAACCGACCAGTAGAGCGGGTATCGTGGCACGACGCAGTGGAATTTTGTCGGCGACTCTCGCGACATAGCGGGCGAGACTATCGACTGCCGAGTGAAGCGGAATGGGAATACGCCTGTCGTGCGGGGACGACGACACCCTTTTACTTTGGTGATGCCCTGAGTAGTGAGTTGGCGAATTACAATGGCAATGCGACTTATGGGGAGGGACCCGAAGGAGAGTATCGAGAGGAAACTAAAGATGTTGGCAGCTTTCCGGCAAACGGATTTGGATTTTACGACATGCACGGCAACGTTTGGGAGTGGTGCGCGGACGATTGGCACGACAATTACGACGGAGCGCCAAATGACGGCAGCGCCTGGGTTGATGAGAATCCTACAAAAATCAAGAGAGTGCTGCGTGGCGGTGCCTGGTATGTCAATCCCAAGAACTGTCGCTCTGCCATCCGCGTTGATTTTTCGCCCGTCAGCGCCATCGACGTCATCGGGTTTCGGGTTGTGTGTGCGGCATCCATCGCGTAA
- a CDS encoding VWA containing CoxE family protein, whose amino-acid sequence MRQRQAHELIEALFRRVRQRFDLGMEEYLVALRTLEGGWGRGDEAELQEVLQLLWCKSDIDRAHLQTEWESVWDSIRNGRSQPAPALPVEEASPPPTDISSPPPPPSQTSQPDRPPQPDPTAAELAPYPLKAPPPDLPAPPDELTFLDSDYPITRRSMSYAWRYLRRDVPTGPATLLDVAATVDSAARQGFFLAPVYQRQRENQAQLLLLVDRNGSMMPFHHFTRDLVETARYESALNPERVHVFYFHNIPAASVYDNPYLTRPVPLRQILSRCDANTALLIVSDAGAARGYRERTRVRATVQVLQDIRHYTNALAWLNPMPSSRWSKTSAGILRHLVPMFPMTPEGLSEAIDTVRCQLGG is encoded by the coding sequence ATGAGACAGCGTCAAGCTCACGAACTCATCGAAGCCTTGTTTCGGCGCGTCCGCCAGCGGTTTGACCTGGGGATGGAGGAGTATTTGGTCGCTCTGCGGACCTTGGAAGGGGGTTGGGGACGTGGAGATGAGGCAGAACTCCAGGAAGTGCTACAACTGCTGTGGTGTAAATCGGACATTGATCGCGCCCACCTGCAAACCGAGTGGGAGTCGGTGTGGGATAGTATCCGCAACGGGCGATCGCAACCTGCCCCGGCCCTCCCCGTTGAGGAAGCATCACCCCCCCCGACGGATATCTCCTCACCCCCCCCACCACCGTCCCAGACCTCCCAACCGGACCGGCCACCTCAGCCAGACCCCACAGCCGCCGAACTTGCCCCCTATCCCCTGAAAGCGCCCCCGCCTGACCTCCCCGCTCCCCCCGACGAGCTGACCTTCCTAGACTCCGACTATCCCATTACCCGGCGATCGATGTCCTATGCTTGGCGTTACCTGCGGCGGGACGTGCCAACGGGTCCGGCAACCCTGCTGGACGTGGCGGCGACGGTGGACAGTGCGGCGCGACAGGGGTTTTTCCTCGCCCCCGTCTATCAGCGCCAGCGGGAAAACCAGGCGCAATTACTGCTGTTGGTCGATCGCAATGGGTCGATGATGCCCTTCCATCACTTCACCCGGGACTTAGTCGAAACCGCCCGCTACGAAAGCGCCCTCAATCCGGAGCGGGTTCATGTGTTCTATTTCCACAACATCCCAGCAGCCTCCGTCTATGACAACCCCTATCTCACCCGTCCTGTCCCACTGCGGCAGATTCTTAGCCGTTGCGACGCCAACACCGCTCTCCTCATCGTCAGCGATGCCGGGGCCGCCCGAGGCTACCGTGAGCGGACGCGGGTTCGTGCTACGGTGCAAGTTTTACAGGACATCCGCCACTATACCAACGCCCTGGCCTGGCTCAACCCCATGCCCAGTTCCCGTTGGTCGAAAACCTCTGCTGGCATCCTGCGTCATCTCGTCCCCATGTTTCCCATGACCCCGGAGGGACTGAGCGAGGCCATTGATACTGTACGCTGTCAGTTGGGAGGTTAA
- the recA gene encoding recombinase RecA, translated as MATPITQNSEKQKALDMVLNQIERSFGKGAILRLGDSARMRVETIPSGALTLDLALGGGLPKGRVIEIYGPESSGKTTVALHAIAETQKAGGIAAFVDAEHALDPTYAAALGVDIENLLVSQPDTGEMGLEIVDQLVRSVAVDLVVVDSVAALVPRAEIEGDMGDIHVGLQARLMSQALRKITGNIGKSGCTVIFLNQLRQKIGISYGSPETTTGGNALKFYCSVRLDIRRIQTLKKGSDEYGIRAKVKVAKNKIAPPFRIAEFDILFGQGISQVGCLLDLAEETGVIKRRGAWYSYDGDNIGQGRDNSVQYLKDNPEFAATIEEKVRQELAMGAMVSSNSVGKNGTSQDKGDDKSPVESSVGSNGKGKNEEE; from the coding sequence ATGGCGACCCCGATTACTCAGAACTCCGAAAAGCAGAAAGCTTTAGACATGGTGCTAAACCAGATTGAACGGTCCTTTGGTAAAGGAGCGATTCTACGGTTAGGCGATTCAGCGCGGATGCGCGTTGAGACCATTCCCAGCGGCGCCTTAACCCTGGACTTAGCCCTCGGCGGTGGACTCCCGAAAGGACGTGTGATTGAAATCTATGGCCCCGAGAGTTCCGGTAAAACCACCGTCGCCCTTCATGCGATCGCCGAAACGCAAAAAGCTGGGGGAATTGCCGCCTTCGTGGATGCGGAACACGCCCTAGACCCCACCTATGCGGCGGCCTTGGGGGTGGATATTGAGAATCTCTTGGTCTCCCAACCGGACACCGGGGAGATGGGACTGGAAATTGTTGACCAACTGGTGCGTTCCGTCGCCGTGGATTTGGTGGTGGTTGACTCCGTCGCGGCCCTAGTTCCCCGCGCGGAAATTGAAGGGGATATGGGAGATATCCATGTGGGCCTACAGGCGCGACTGATGAGTCAGGCCCTGCGAAAAATTACCGGTAATATCGGCAAATCGGGCTGTACGGTCATTTTCCTGAACCAGTTACGGCAAAAAATCGGCATTAGTTACGGGAGTCCCGAAACCACGACTGGGGGAAATGCGCTCAAGTTCTACTGTTCCGTGCGCCTCGATATCCGTCGTATCCAAACCCTGAAAAAAGGCTCTGATGAATATGGGATTCGGGCTAAAGTCAAGGTGGCTAAAAACAAAATTGCACCGCCGTTCCGGATTGCTGAATTTGATATTCTCTTTGGTCAGGGAATTTCCCAAGTTGGCTGCTTACTGGACTTAGCCGAGGAAACTGGGGTGATTAAGCGCCGGGGGGCTTGGTATAGCTATGACGGAGATAATATCGGTCAGGGCCGAGATAATTCGGTGCAATATCTCAAGGATAACCCCGAGTTCGCCGCCACCATTGAGGAAAAAGTCCGTCAAGAACTAGCCATGGGGGCGATGGTTTCTTCTAATAGTGTGGGTAAAAATGGGACGTCCCAAGATAAGGGCGATGATAAGAGTCCAGTGGAGTCCTCGGTGGGGAGTAACGGTAAGGGCAAAAACGAAGAAGAATAG
- a CDS encoding trypsin-like peptidase domain-containing protein: MEALTPQSEGFQAFKRSLARIFHSNGTVVGAGFAIAPGYLITCAHVVTAALNLPADSQDSPQQPIELEFLLAAQGERVTGQVVAWLPYKVAIDAPSLANPADIAILKLDRTPETLTPVTVGEGAWGHQFRILGFPTGVPVGIWASGVLREQMGNGWVSIEDIKAQGRSIEQGFSGAPVWDETLEAVVGMVVQAERPQKNQPNSKVAFMLPVSQLRTVWSRIPGIDIRIDSGVGASPTPPSNPRLRGLQARLKDVSEEIAIGEAQLAATNDDVSRIRLERQLEILYDRYNKIEQQIKNLRVI; the protein is encoded by the coding sequence ATGGAAGCGTTAACCCCCCAGTCCGAGGGTTTCCAAGCCTTTAAGCGATCGCTCGCCCGAATCTTCCACAGCAATGGAACCGTCGTCGGGGCAGGATTCGCGATCGCCCCAGGATATCTCATCACCTGCGCTCACGTCGTGACAGCCGCTCTAAACCTACCGGCCGACAGCCAAGACTCACCACAGCAGCCTATCGAGTTAGAATTCCTCCTGGCGGCTCAAGGAGAACGGGTAACGGGCCAAGTGGTGGCCTGGTTACCCTACAAAGTAGCCATCGACGCCCCCTCACTGGCAAACCCCGCCGATATCGCGATTCTCAAACTCGATCGCACCCCAGAGACCCTAACCCCAGTCACCGTCGGGGAGGGGGCCTGGGGACATCAGTTCCGCATTTTAGGTTTCCCAACAGGCGTTCCCGTGGGAATCTGGGCCTCAGGGGTGCTGCGAGAGCAAATGGGGAACGGCTGGGTGTCGATTGAAGATATTAAAGCGCAGGGTCGCAGCATTGAACAGGGGTTTAGTGGCGCCCCCGTCTGGGATGAAACCCTGGAAGCTGTCGTCGGGATGGTGGTTCAGGCTGAACGTCCCCAAAAGAATCAACCCAACTCCAAGGTGGCGTTCATGCTACCCGTGAGCCAACTGCGAACGGTTTGGTCTCGTATTCCGGGAATTGACATAAGGATTGACTCTGGAGTAGGAGCGTCCCCGACTCCCCCATCTAATCCGAGGCTCAGAGGCTTGCAGGCGCGGCTTAAGGATGTCAGTGAGGAGATTGCGATTGGAGAGGCGCAACTTGCGGCAACGAATGATGACGTTAGCCGAATTCGATTAGAGAGACAGCTCGAAATTTTATACGACAGGTACAACAAGATTGAACAGCAAATCAAGAATTTGAGAGTAATTTGA
- a CDS encoding GNAT family N-acetyltransferase: MFTDNVYPQQLTYGSHPQLGKIEVVTYPVSSPLYQQSLTLRDQVLRQPLGLSIWTENLEDEVHQGHFGIIPSSVQLAPLLACVVIVPKTQERVKLRQMAVVPELQKQGLGCFLIREVEDYLRQYHIKTINLAARVSALEFYQKLGYQSISGEFLEVGIPHQYLEKKLRSRSELCS, encoded by the coding sequence ATGTTTACGGATAACGTCTATCCCCAACAGTTAACCTACGGGTCGCACCCCCAGCTTGGTAAGATTGAGGTTGTGACGTATCCCGTTTCTTCTCCGTTATATCAACAATCGTTAACCCTGCGAGACCAGGTTTTACGACAACCATTAGGGTTATCAATTTGGACAGAAAATCTAGAGGATGAAGTCCATCAAGGTCATTTTGGCATTATACCATCTTCAGTCCAACTTGCCCCATTGCTAGCTTGTGTTGTCATTGTGCCCAAAACTCAAGAACGGGTGAAACTACGACAAATGGCGGTGGTTCCTGAACTGCAAAAACAGGGACTAGGATGCTTTTTAATCCGAGAAGTTGAAGACTATTTAAGGCAATATCACATCAAAACAATCAATTTAGCAGCCAGAGTGTCAGCCCTTGAATTTTACCAAAAACTCGGGTATCAGTCTATCAGCGGTGAGTTTCTAGAAGTTGGCATTCCTCACCAATATTTAGAAAAAAAACTCAGGAGTAGGAGTGAGTTATGCTCCTAG
- a CDS encoding AAA family ATPase codes for MSLNQYHFDGNPARRPQNPHPDSPSKLEPYVAADDLKTAVNLAIYLRRPLLLEGEAGCGKTRLAVAVAYELGLPFYRWDIRSTTKAKEGLYEYDAILRLHDVQICDKTQKLPEDGHRDPQKPGDYIELGAIGKAFNADRPAVLLIDEIDKAELDFPNDLLAVLDEPWSFEIRETGQVGDRAVRAKHKPIVIVTSNKEKGNLPAPFLRRCLYYYLKFPQERLPEIVAAHYQPQAGNSQDEGDAVAPPPEPLVDRAIDLFLQVREQGLVKPPGTSEFLDWLRALAGFQTQPFPVDQLSLETLPYRELLLKLRQDWQQEFVTAEETG; via the coding sequence ATGTCCTTAAACCAGTATCACTTTGACGGAAATCCTGCTCGCAGACCCCAAAACCCCCATCCCGACTCACCGAGCAAATTAGAGCCTTACGTGGCAGCAGATGACCTGAAAACCGCCGTCAACTTAGCCATTTATCTGCGGCGACCACTCCTGCTCGAAGGCGAGGCCGGCTGCGGTAAAACCCGACTGGCGGTTGCGGTGGCTTATGAACTCGGGTTGCCGTTTTATCGCTGGGATATCCGCTCGACAACGAAGGCCAAAGAAGGACTCTACGAATACGATGCCATTTTACGGCTTCACGACGTGCAAATTTGCGATAAAACCCAGAAACTGCCAGAAGACGGACATCGCGATCCGCAAAAGCCAGGAGACTACATTGAGTTAGGGGCCATTGGCAAAGCCTTTAACGCCGATCGCCCAGCCGTCCTCCTCATCGATGAAATTGATAAAGCCGAACTCGATTTTCCCAACGACCTCCTGGCCGTCTTAGATGAGCCTTGGTCCTTTGAAATTCGGGAAACAGGACAGGTGGGCGATCGCGCCGTTCGAGCCAAACACAAGCCCATTGTCATCGTCACCAGCAACAAAGAAAAAGGCAACCTCCCCGCCCCCTTCCTACGACGTTGTCTCTACTACTATCTCAAATTCCCTCAAGAGCGCCTGCCCGAAATTGTTGCCGCTCACTATCAGCCCCAAGCCGGCAACTCCCAGGACGAGGGCGACGCCGTTGCGCCCCCCCCCGAGCCACTGGTTGACCGCGCCATTGACCTATTCCTCCAGGTCCGGGAACAGGGACTCGTTAAACCCCCAGGAACCAGTGAATTTCTCGACTGGCTGCGGGCCTTAGCCGGTTTCCAAACACAGCCCTTCCCCGTTGACCAACTGAGCCTAGAAACCTTGCCCTATCGGGAACTGTTGCTGAAATTACGACAAGATTGGCAACAGGAGTTTGTCACCGCCGAGGAAACAGGATGA
- the xseB gene encoding exodeoxyribonuclease VII small subunit, whose product MTDSWNYEATVEEIERIIQNIESGQLNLDDVFTKFTVAAEHLQDCEQFLGQKQQQLDVLLETLSDS is encoded by the coding sequence ATGACTGACTCTTGGAACTACGAAGCCACCGTCGAAGAAATCGAGCGCATCATCCAGAATATCGAATCTGGACAACTCAATTTAGACGATGTCTTCACTAAATTTACTGTCGCCGCTGAACATCTCCAAGACTGTGAGCAATTCCTCGGGCAAAAGCAGCAGCAGCTTGACGTATTACTTGAAACCCTGAGTGACTCATAA
- the xseA gene encoding exodeoxyribonuclease VII large subunit, which yields MMQAVEFPIPEGSITVAGLTDYVQSLLEDNPQLRPVWVVGEVSSCKSHGSGLFFTLRDRQDGSLLHGVIWKSQVAKLATPPKLGELVVVGGNIRLFRGRGQYQLYGFQVLPLGAGMQALQYQQLRERLTAEGLFDPRRKRSLPEHPQTIAVVTSPQAAAWGDIQSTLRQRYPGLQVLLSPTGVQGDRAAASIERALARVAADGRAELVILARGGGSAEDLAVFNDERVVRAVALCPYPVITGIGHQRDESLADLAADVAAETPTAAAKRAVPELERLIQAHRDRQQRLEEVMMTYFGGVRSHLHQLRQRLDIAPIQRQLNREQQQLQNLKQRLIHASQQRLQQAQQRHQFLQERLTTINPQIVLDRGYAVVRNPRGEIIRSAEELRPGRVLSVKLAQGWVKVKITSTGSEGPAPFSQS from the coding sequence ATGATGCAAGCTGTTGAGTTCCCGATTCCTGAAGGAAGTATCACCGTTGCTGGGTTGACGGATTATGTACAATCGCTGTTGGAGGACAATCCCCAGTTGCGGCCCGTGTGGGTGGTGGGGGAGGTTTCGAGTTGTAAGTCCCATGGGTCGGGGTTGTTTTTTACCCTGCGCGATCGCCAGGATGGTTCACTCCTCCATGGGGTGATCTGGAAAAGTCAGGTGGCGAAGTTGGCCACACCCCCGAAGTTGGGGGAGTTAGTGGTGGTGGGGGGGAACATTCGCCTATTTCGGGGTCGGGGTCAGTATCAACTCTATGGGTTTCAGGTTTTGCCCCTCGGTGCGGGGATGCAGGCCTTGCAGTATCAACAATTGCGTGAGCGTCTCACGGCTGAGGGATTGTTTGACCCCAGACGCAAGCGATCGCTCCCTGAACATCCTCAAACCATTGCGGTGGTCACCTCTCCTCAAGCGGCGGCCTGGGGGGATATTCAAAGTACCTTACGCCAGCGTTACCCGGGGCTTCAGGTGCTGTTGTCTCCCACGGGGGTTCAGGGCGATCGCGCGGCGGCGAGTATTGAGCGGGCCCTGGCGCGGGTGGCGGCGGATGGCCGGGCTGAGTTGGTGATTCTCGCCCGGGGTGGGGGGTCGGCGGAGGATTTAGCGGTGTTTAATGATGAACGGGTGGTGCGGGCCGTGGCCCTCTGTCCCTATCCCGTGATTACCGGAATTGGGCATCAACGGGATGAATCTCTGGCGGACTTAGCCGCTGATGTGGCGGCGGAAACTCCCACGGCGGCGGCGAAACGGGCGGTTCCTGAACTAGAGCGTCTCATCCAGGCCCATCGCGATCGCCAGCAGCGTTTAGAAGAAGTGATGATGACCTATTTCGGGGGAGTGCGATCGCATCTCCATCAGCTCCGTCAGCGCCTGGATATCGCCCCAATTCAGCGCCAACTGAACCGAGAACAGCAACAGCTTCAGAATCTCAAACAGCGGCTGATTCATGCCAGTCAGCAACGGTTACAGCAGGCCCAACAACGCCATCAATTTCTCCAAGAACGTCTTACCACCATCAACCCGCAAATCGTCTTAGATCGGGGTTACGCCGTCGTCCGCAATCCTCGGGGGGAGATTATCCGTTCCGCCGAGGAACTGCGACCTGGACGAGTCTTATCCGTGAAACTGGCCCAAGGATGGGTTAAGGTAAAAATCACCTCCACCGGCAGCGAGGGCCCCGCGCCCTTCAGCCAATCCTAA
- a CDS encoding CU044_2847 family protein: protein MTQLVEFQVEGDRTILIEVEDVTGGPVTAPAAKAGEFAIKAQKTFEEAIDDIVPLAAAIEKKFSGLTTPANDVEVKFGVKIQGQLSAVVTQIGAEANFEVTLKWKR, encoded by the coding sequence GTGACCCAATTAGTTGAATTTCAAGTCGAGGGCGATCGCACCATTCTCATTGAAGTCGAAGACGTGACCGGCGGGCCAGTTACCGCCCCAGCCGCCAAGGCCGGAGAATTTGCCATCAAAGCCCAGAAAACATTTGAAGAAGCCATCGATGACATTGTCCCCCTAGCGGCTGCCATTGAGAAAAAATTTAGCGGGCTAACCACCCCCGCCAACGACGTCGAAGTTAAATTTGGTGTTAAAATCCAAGGCCAACTGAGTGCCGTCGTAACTCAGATTGGTGCCGAGGCAAACTTTGAAGTGACCTTGAAATGGAAGCGTTAA
- a CDS encoding ferredoxin:protochlorophyllide reductase (ATP-dependent) subunit N — protein sequence MTVAAQPNAQPNALNFECETGNYHTFCPISCVAWLYQKIEDSFFLVIGTKTCGYFLQNAMGVMIFAEPRYAMAELEEGDVSAQLNDYEELKRLCQQIKRDRNPSVIVWIGTCTTEIIKMDLEGLAPKLEAEIGIPIVTARANGLDYAFTQGEDTVLAAMAQRCPSQRVESEKTERNAIKRLLDFGRKAEEEETATTEYVDHPPLTLFGSLPDPVVTQLSLELKKQGIQVSGMLPAKRYTELPPLVEGDYVCGVNPFLSRTATTLMRRRKCKLIGAPFPIGPDGTRAWVEKICSVFGIEPKGLEEREQMIWQSVEEYVALLRGKSVFFMGDNLLEISLARFLTRCGMTVQEIGIPYMDKRYQKAELDFLAKTCDEMGVPYPRIVEKPDNYNQLQRIKELNPDLVITGMAHANPLEARGISTKWSVEFTFAQIHGFANTRDLLELATRPLRRNDNLKHLGWETLVQEDAQV from the coding sequence ATGACTGTTGCTGCACAACCCAATGCACAACCCAATGCACTCAATTTTGAGTGTGAAACGGGGAACTATCACACCTTTTGCCCCATTAGCTGTGTGGCATGGCTGTATCAGAAAATTGAAGATAGCTTCTTTCTGGTTATTGGCACTAAAACCTGTGGCTATTTCTTGCAAAATGCCATGGGGGTGATGATTTTTGCAGAACCCCGATATGCCATGGCGGAACTTGAAGAGGGGGATGTATCGGCTCAGCTGAATGATTACGAAGAGTTGAAACGGTTGTGCCAACAAATTAAGCGCGATCGCAACCCTAGTGTCATTGTTTGGATTGGCACCTGCACCACAGAAATCATCAAGATGGACTTGGAAGGGTTAGCCCCCAAACTCGAAGCTGAAATCGGCATTCCCATCGTGACCGCTCGGGCCAATGGGTTGGACTATGCCTTCACCCAAGGGGAAGACACCGTCTTGGCAGCCATGGCACAACGCTGTCCCAGTCAGCGGGTGGAGTCAGAAAAAACGGAACGCAATGCCATCAAGCGTCTACTCGATTTCGGTCGCAAGGCAGAGGAGGAAGAAACCGCCACTACTGAGTATGTTGACCATCCTCCTCTGACCTTGTTCGGTTCTCTCCCAGACCCGGTTGTGACTCAACTGAGTCTGGAACTGAAAAAACAGGGAATTCAAGTTTCGGGAATGCTACCGGCTAAACGCTACACCGAACTGCCGCCGCTAGTTGAGGGGGATTATGTTTGCGGGGTTAATCCCTTCCTCAGTCGCACAGCAACAACGTTGATGCGTCGTCGCAAGTGTAAACTCATCGGGGCCCCGTTCCCCATTGGTCCCGATGGAACTCGGGCCTGGGTTGAGAAGATTTGTTCCGTATTTGGCATTGAACCGAAGGGCCTAGAGGAACGAGAGCAAATGATTTGGCAGAGTGTCGAGGAGTATGTGGCACTGTTGCGGGGTAAATCGGTCTTCTTTATGGGAGATAACTTACTAGAAATCTCCTTAGCCCGCTTTTTAACCCGTTGCGGCATGACGGTTCAGGAAATTGGCATTCCCTATATGGATAAACGCTATCAAAAGGCGGAACTGGATTTCTTGGCCAAAACCTGTGATGAGATGGGTGTTCCCTATCCCAGGATTGTTGAGAAGCCCGATAACTACAATCAACTGCAACGGATTAAGGAGTTGAATCCTGATCTGGTCATTACGGGAATGGCTCATGCGAACCCCTTAGAGGCTCGTGGTATTAGCACTAAATGGTCAGTTGAGTTTACCTTTGCCCAAATTCACGGCTTTGCCAACACTCGCGATTTATTAGAGTTAGCCACCCGTCCCCTACGTCGTAATGACAATCTCAAACACTTAGGCTGGGAGACGTTAGTCCAAGAAGACGCCCAGGTTTAA